From a single Candidatus Saccharibacteria bacterium genomic region:
- a CDS encoding YdcF family protein → MKFEKPTLSKRSSIGLVVISYCFFAVVLLVTASAIIVGQNDKFILSTPSDVGNKLTEKRVAIVFGAGVYDSRPSPLLRDRLDAAAELYLSGKIDKIIVSGDNRFADYNEPQAMYKYLDQTYQIPDDVLQPDFAGFSTFESCERARKIFGVTKAVLISQRTHLARAIYLCRAFGIEAYGYASKSDKARVSQTIRELGANVRAVFNLYFSPKDSILGNPINLWGPSSAEENPLQKP, encoded by the coding sequence ATGAAATTTGAAAAACCAACGCTTAGTAAACGCTCTAGCATCGGCCTAGTGGTTATTAGTTATTGTTTTTTTGCCGTGGTGCTTTTGGTCACAGCCTCAGCGATCATTGTTGGACAAAATGACAAATTCATCTTAAGCACACCCAGTGATGTTGGAAACAAACTGACTGAAAAAAGAGTAGCAATCGTCTTTGGTGCAGGAGTATACGATAGTCGACCAAGCCCGCTACTGCGTGACAGGCTAGACGCCGCCGCCGAACTATATTTGTCTGGCAAAATTGACAAAATAATTGTCAGTGGCGATAACCGCTTCGCCGACTACAACGAACCTCAGGCAATGTATAAATACCTTGACCAAACTTACCAAATTCCAGATGATGTCTTACAGCCAGATTTTGCGGGTTTTTCAACCTTTGAATCTTGCGAACGAGCTCGAAAAATATTCGGCGTCACCAAAGCAGTTCTGATTTCACAGCGGACGCATTTAGCACGTGCAATCTACCTATGCCGTGCGTTCGGTATTGAAGCTTACGGCTATGCCTCAAAAAGTGACAAAGCGCGAGTTAGTCAGACAATCCGCGAACTTGGTGCAAATGTAAGGGCGGTTTTTAACCTTTACTTTTCACCAAAAGATTCCATTTTAGGTAATCCAATAAACCTCTGGGGACCTAGTTCGGCAGAGGAAAACCCGCTGCAAAAGCCGTGA
- a CDS encoding KUP/HAK/KT family potassium transporter, whose amino-acid sequence MNKSKRLGMSGLGVGALGIVYGDIGTSPLYAANQIFFGHTGVSHNSQSIIGVISLILWTLVIVIAVKYMSLVLRADNAGEGGVFAFFGQLHQHAGKRSTKIMLVLLILAAGFLYGDGLITPAISVLSATEGLQVVNASFASYVLPATLVILTLLFAFQHKGTARVGSVFGPVMLLWFSVIAGLGLVQIVKNPSVLEAINPLKAVDFIRHSELHKTFLIFGSIVLVVTGGEAVFADVGHFGKAPIRLGWFYVVMPALLLNYMGQGALLLSGQPVLGGSIFYSMVPSGLLLPMVILATLATIIASQALISGAFSLTSQAIALDLLPKLRKNYTNLKREGQVYLNFVNWTLYLGCVLIVLAFRTSGALASAYGLAVSFDMVVTSLAMIFVVRQIWRWNLPKTLLVWLPLLAIDLLFLSANSLKFRSGGYIPLAIGVTLFFLMITWQWGRRKVLSGYMADRQQTVGDLIKLQEQSNEMFPKPVLVLTGTLVNQSSDLVPAQLQLFYDEFKALPKRLVVLTVSTLHTPKINKNDRFRYTWFRSEAEQEFLSIQARFGYMERVSVPQILEQISQFGDLEILGNLDDWVVLAGRDRLSLGSGVTSWWYRLRYGVFKFMNHTTLPTYEFYGLSEDLRLVVQNIPVRFN is encoded by the coding sequence ATGAACAAGTCAAAAAGATTAGGTATGTCCGGCCTAGGCGTTGGAGCGCTAGGTATAGTTTACGGCGACATTGGTACCTCGCCGCTCTATGCGGCTAACCAGATATTCTTCGGTCACACCGGTGTTTCGCACAATTCGCAGTCGATTATCGGAGTTATTTCCCTAATTCTTTGGACGCTAGTAATAGTCATCGCAGTAAAATACATGAGCTTGGTGCTGCGAGCTGACAACGCAGGCGAAGGAGGTGTTTTTGCTTTTTTCGGGCAACTTCATCAGCACGCTGGTAAACGTTCGACCAAAATAATGCTAGTTCTGCTAATCTTAGCTGCTGGATTTTTATATGGTGATGGTTTGATTACGCCAGCGATTAGCGTTCTTTCGGCGACAGAAGGCTTGCAGGTAGTTAATGCAAGTTTTGCAAGCTATGTTTTGCCAGCTACCCTAGTGATTTTGACACTTTTATTTGCTTTCCAGCACAAAGGTACGGCTCGGGTTGGTTCTGTTTTTGGTCCTGTAATGCTGCTGTGGTTCAGCGTAATTGCTGGTTTGGGCCTCGTTCAAATAGTTAAGAATCCGAGTGTGCTAGAAGCAATTAATCCACTTAAAGCGGTTGATTTTATCAGACATTCTGAGCTTCATAAAACTTTCTTGATTTTTGGCTCAATTGTTTTGGTAGTGACGGGCGGTGAAGCTGTGTTTGCTGACGTTGGGCATTTCGGCAAAGCGCCGATTCGGCTCGGCTGGTTTTACGTTGTGATGCCCGCACTGCTACTAAACTACATGGGTCAGGGGGCATTACTCTTAAGCGGGCAGCCGGTTTTGGGGGGTAGCATTTTTTACAGTATGGTGCCAAGTGGTCTACTGTTACCAATGGTGATACTGGCCACTCTGGCGACGATTATCGCTAGTCAGGCACTAATCTCTGGGGCATTCTCGCTAACCTCTCAAGCCATAGCTCTTGACCTACTGCCTAAGCTGCGCAAAAACTACACTAACCTTAAGCGTGAGGGACAGGTGTATTTGAACTTCGTCAACTGGACGCTTTATCTTGGTTGTGTGCTGATAGTTCTCGCTTTTCGAACGAGCGGCGCTTTGGCTTCGGCTTATGGATTGGCTGTATCGTTCGATATGGTGGTGACCAGTCTGGCGATGATCTTTGTTGTTAGGCAAATTTGGCGCTGGAATTTACCTAAGACATTGTTAGTTTGGTTGCCTTTATTAGCAATTGATCTGTTGTTCTTGAGCGCTAATTCACTTAAGTTTAGGAGTGGCGGCTATATCCCGCTAGCTATTGGGGTTACGTTATTCTTCTTGATGATAACCTGGCAATGGGGTAGGCGAAAAGTGCTCAGCGGCTACATGGCCGATCGACAGCAGACGGTAGGAGATCTTATCAAACTACAAGAACAGAGTAATGAAATGTTCCCAAAGCCGGTGCTAGTGCTGACAGGTACGCTAGTTAATCAATCAAGTGATCTGGTTCCAGCCCAGCTACAGTTGTTCTATGACGAGTTTAAGGCATTGCCGAAGCGACTAGTCGTATTGACGGTCTCTACACTTCACACCCCGAAGATAAATAAAAATGATCGTTTTCGCTACACATGGTTTAGAAGCGAGGCTGAGCAGGAGTTTTTGAGTATTCAGGCACGCTTCGGTTACATGGAAAGAGTAAGTGTTCCGCAAATCTTGGAGCAGATTAGCCAGTTTGGCGATTTAGAAATATTGGGTAATCTAGACGATTGGGTGGTGCTAGCTGGTCGTGACCGATTGTCGCTCGGCTCTGGGGTTACGTCTTGGTGGTATAGGTTGCGATACGGCGTTTTCAAGTTTATGAACCATACAACGCTACCGACTTATGAATTTTATGGTTTGTCGGAAGATTTACGACTAGTTGTGCAGAATATTCCGGTGAGGTTTAATTGA
- a CDS encoding DUF4352 domain-containing protein has protein sequence MEWFKKHKIVTVILALVLLVGIAGATGGSKKSSDNSNKSSSSAKQSNEKTYKFDDRADKQNKDVEVLPGEAATVDGVKMTLTNVEVKTSLSDFETAASGKTYVLADVALENTNKDTKPYNVFNFRIQTAGGQVLDGTFSTVANLGSGDMVAGGKASGKIVFEVPVEDGHQYVIWKPNAFNADRAVVRVK, from the coding sequence ATGGAATGGTTTAAAAAACACAAAATAGTAACAGTTATACTCGCACTGGTATTACTCGTCGGTATTGCAGGAGCGACGGGGGGATCCAAGAAGTCCTCAGACAACTCAAACAAGTCTAGCAGCAGCGCTAAACAAAGTAATGAAAAGACTTACAAGTTCGACGATAGGGCAGATAAACAAAATAAAGACGTAGAAGTACTGCCAGGCGAAGCTGCGACCGTTGACGGGGTTAAGATGACGCTTACCAATGTCGAAGTTAAGACATCACTCAGTGATTTTGAAACTGCCGCAAGCGGTAAGACATACGTCCTAGCAGATGTGGCACTTGAAAACACAAACAAAGACACGAAGCCTTATAACGTTTTTAACTTTAGAATTCAAACAGCCGGGGGACAAGTGTTAGACGGTACGTTTTCTACAGTAGCTAATCTGGGTTCTGGAGATATGGTTGCTGGCGGAAAGGCCTCTGGCAAAATAGTTTTTGAGGTTCCGGTCGAAGATGGGCATCAGTATGTGATCTGGAAGCCAAATGCATTCAATGCAGACCGTGCCGTTGTAAGAGTTAAGTAA
- a CDS encoding N-formylglutamate amidohydrolase — MIVIAGSGKYPVIYTVEHASANLHRFAERCALSPNDVRRFSDYDTELTVPSTNATATVISGHSRALGDANRPPNNEELFPLQDFGKPRNNVWLPGRELTKSEQRVLRKKYYNPYHDAIISQLKEAPAKVLLVSWHNTANKQLAINDDGKPVMMPSIILSNRGLPDTAEIGDELVTCNPELLRSLGFELSKQLGLAGLASDVCLNYVFKGGYATQRYSSLRNSGELKSLGIGNFVQSLQVEYNTRLTNDQKSLEPNLMAMRALSSAFEKALAITLEVVGLDVR, encoded by the coding sequence ATGATAGTTATTGCGGGCAGTGGAAAATATCCAGTTATTTATACGGTTGAGCATGCCAGTGCAAATTTGCATAGGTTCGCTGAGCGCTGCGCGCTTTCGCCGAACGATGTTAGACGCTTTTCTGACTATGACACAGAACTTACTGTTCCATCCACTAATGCCACAGCCACGGTTATATCTGGCCATAGTCGCGCGCTTGGTGATGCAAATCGACCGCCAAATAACGAAGAGCTATTTCCACTCCAAGACTTTGGCAAACCCCGAAACAATGTCTGGCTACCAGGTCGAGAACTAACAAAATCAGAGCAAAGAGTACTTCGTAAAAAGTATTATAATCCTTACCACGATGCAATTATCTCCCAGCTGAAAGAAGCTCCCGCTAAAGTCTTGCTGGTATCTTGGCATAACACCGCTAATAAGCAACTAGCCATAAACGACGACGGCAAACCGGTAATGATGCCTTCAATAATTTTGAGTAACCGCGGTCTCCCCGACACTGCTGAAATAGGCGATGAGTTAGTTACCTGCAATCCTGAGCTTTTACGCTCTCTGGGATTTGAGCTTTCCAAACAACTCGGACTAGCAGGATTAGCAAGTGATGTTTGCTTGAATTATGTCTTTAAGGGAGGCTATGCCACTCAGCGCTATTCATCACTCCGAAACTCAGGAGAGCTTAAATCTTTGGGTATCGGAAATTTCGTCCAATCCCTCCAAGTTGAATACAATACTCGACTTACGAACGACCAGAAAAGCCTCGAGCCAAATCTAATGGCCATGAGAGCTTTAAGTAGTGCCTTCGAGAAAGCCTTAGCAATAACACTTGAAGTAGTCGGTTTAGATGTAAGATGA
- the murB gene encoding UDP-N-acetylmuramate dehydrogenase yields MIDIQENISLAMYSTMRLGGRARFLTEIQTADQVIEALQFAQSQELKFIVIGCGSNIVWQDSGFDGLVIINHIVGKRIEGNKLVVAAGENWDEAVAYSVENGLSGLEFLSLIPGSAGATPVQNVGAYGSEISHSLIELSAIDTTTNKIVCLQNQDCELAYRSSIFKTSQKNRYIILELTFGLSRQEPRPPFYPALQDYLNAKSIRTPSALEIRQAVIAIRSSKLPDPAKVANNGSFFANPIVSRTKAEALKAEFPTMPSWPVDDNNVKLSAAWLIDQAGLKDFHDPKTGMATWASQPLVLVNEKAKSTSDLLLFRDRIVDTVRHKFDVHLVQEPELVP; encoded by the coding sequence GTGATAGATATTCAAGAAAACATAAGCCTAGCTATGTATAGCACCATGCGGCTCGGTGGTCGCGCCCGTTTTTTGACGGAAATACAGACAGCTGATCAAGTAATCGAGGCCTTGCAGTTTGCTCAAAGCCAGGAATTAAAATTCATCGTAATTGGTTGTGGCAGTAACATTGTGTGGCAAGACTCTGGTTTTGACGGACTAGTGATTATCAACCATATCGTAGGTAAAAGAATCGAGGGTAATAAGCTAGTAGTAGCGGCTGGTGAAAACTGGGATGAGGCAGTAGCCTACTCTGTTGAAAATGGCCTATCGGGCCTAGAATTTTTAAGTCTAATACCAGGCTCTGCCGGCGCCACACCAGTCCAAAATGTCGGGGCCTACGGCAGCGAGATTAGTCATAGCTTAATTGAGCTCAGTGCTATCGACACCACTACAAACAAGATTGTCTGCCTGCAAAATCAAGACTGCGAACTTGCTTATCGATCTAGCATTTTTAAAACATCACAAAAAAACCGCTATATAATACTGGAGCTGACCTTTGGGCTTTCGCGGCAAGAACCACGCCCACCATTTTACCCTGCGCTACAAGATTACCTTAACGCCAAAAGCATAAGGACTCCATCAGCCCTAGAGATAAGACAGGCAGTAATCGCGATACGTTCATCAAAACTGCCTGATCCCGCAAAAGTCGCCAACAATGGCTCGTTTTTTGCTAATCCTATCGTTAGCAGAACAAAGGCCGAAGCACTAAAAGCTGAGTTCCCTACTATGCCCTCCTGGCCCGTTGATGACAATAATGTAAAATTGTCTGCCGCTTGGTTGATTGACCAGGCAGGTCTAAAGGATTTTCATGATCCTAAAACTGGTATGGCAACATGGGCCTCACAGCCTCTGGTTTTGGTTAATGAAAAAGCCAAAAGCACTAGCGATCTATTATTATTTAGAGACCGAATAGTCGATACCGTCCGGCATAAATTTGATGTGCACTTAGTCCAAGAACCAGAACTGGTCCCATAG
- a CDS encoding helix-turn-helix domain-containing protein — MNDTNQKIGQLITNLRQEREMTQTAFAEALGTSQSAVNRIEKGKQNLSLDMLARISEVLQKPLVKVETSGAINLKIEGGHELKGEITVKTSKNAAVAILCASLINYGVTKLKSVARIEEVNRIIEVLQSIGVQIKWLPGNDLEIRRPQKLLLDKMNENAARKTRTVIMFVGALMREYPNLRIPYAGGCELGKRTVLPHIYALEEFGAKIEAKTGHYQISGKMHLPNRDIVLYETGDTTTENALIAAATFEGETVIKLASSNYMVQDTCLFLQRLGVRIDGIGTPTLRVHGHKYIKKNISYSPSEDPVEAMTFIAAAITTDSSVTIKRSPIDFLELEMLKLEKMGLKYEVLSAYKAENGYTNLADIKIYKHGGKLKAPGEKIHPLPSTGLNIDNLPYFVPICAVANGRTLIHDWVYEDRALMFTEIKKIGVELELADPHRVYVNGPTRWRAGDVVCPSGIRPAVMLLIGMLAAPGKSTLRNIYTINRGYEDLASRLNSLGARITIQSDIS; from the coding sequence ATGAATGACACAAACCAAAAAATCGGACAACTAATTACCAACCTAAGGCAAGAACGTGAGATGACACAGACTGCTTTTGCCGAAGCACTTGGCACCAGCCAGTCAGCGGTTAATCGTATCGAGAAGGGAAAGCAGAACCTCTCTCTAGACATGTTAGCTCGCATCAGTGAAGTCCTTCAAAAACCACTCGTCAAAGTAGAGACCAGCGGTGCGATCAATCTCAAAATAGAAGGTGGCCACGAACTAAAAGGTGAGATAACTGTCAAAACTAGCAAAAACGCTGCGGTAGCTATTCTCTGTGCCAGTCTAATCAATTACGGTGTTACCAAACTCAAATCGGTGGCTAGGATCGAGGAAGTAAACCGAATTATAGAAGTTCTGCAGAGTATAGGCGTACAAATTAAATGGCTGCCCGGCAACGACCTAGAAATCCGCCGCCCCCAAAAACTACTGCTCGACAAAATGAACGAAAATGCAGCGCGTAAGACTCGAACGGTTATTATGTTCGTCGGTGCGCTTATGCGTGAATACCCCAATCTTAGGATTCCTTATGCAGGCGGTTGTGAGCTAGGTAAAAGAACGGTTCTACCCCATATCTATGCCCTCGAGGAGTTTGGCGCAAAGATCGAAGCAAAAACCGGACATTATCAAATCAGCGGGAAAATGCATTTACCAAACCGGGACATAGTTCTTTACGAAACGGGTGACACTACTACCGAAAACGCTCTGATTGCAGCAGCCACTTTTGAAGGCGAAACTGTTATTAAACTCGCCAGCAGCAACTACATGGTGCAAGACACCTGCCTATTCCTACAGAGACTTGGTGTTCGCATAGACGGAATAGGCACACCAACACTGCGTGTTCATGGTCATAAATATATCAAGAAAAACATTTCGTACTCTCCTAGCGAAGATCCTGTTGAAGCCATGACTTTCATCGCCGCAGCTATCACCACCGACTCTTCGGTAACTATCAAGCGCTCACCTATCGATTTTCTAGAATTAGAGATGCTAAAACTTGAAAAAATGGGGCTAAAATATGAGGTTTTGTCCGCTTATAAAGCCGAAAACGGCTATACCAATCTCGCGGATATAAAAATATATAAACACGGCGGCAAGCTCAAAGCGCCCGGCGAGAAAATACACCCGCTTCCTAGCACAGGATTGAATATAGACAACTTGCCGTATTTCGTCCCCATTTGCGCTGTGGCAAACGGCCGCACATTGATACACGACTGGGTCTACGAAGACCGAGCCCTAATGTTTACCGAGATCAAAAAGATTGGTGTCGAGCTTGAGTTGGCGGATCCTCACCGGGTTTACGTCAATGGCCCAACTCGTTGGCGAGCGGGTGATGTTGTCTGTCCTAGCGGGATTCGTCCAGCCGTAATGCTATTGATCGGAATGTTGGCAGCGCCAGGAAAATCCACTCTTAGAAATATATACACCATAAATCGTGGTTACGAAGATTTAGCCTCCAGACTAAACTCTTTGGGAGCAAGAATCACCATTCAAAGTGATATAAGCTAG
- a CDS encoding dihydrofolate reductase codes for MIRLIVAVDSKSGIAKDGRMPWSLPNELAYFHNRIRGSSIIIGHNTHNAIGRALPESHNYVCSRRSQPAKPGVTWIKDPTKFIDSFTNDLWVIGGQEIYELALPHADEVYITRIDADFSCDKFFPQLPKAFKLQSSSAPKAENGLSYHFEIWTKD; via the coding sequence ATGATAAGACTAATCGTGGCAGTTGATAGTAAAAGCGGCATTGCCAAGGACGGCCGAATGCCGTGGAGCCTGCCAAACGAACTAGCTTATTTTCATAATAGAATCCGTGGTTCAAGTATTATCATAGGCCACAATACACACAATGCAATCGGCCGAGCTCTGCCCGAAAGCCATAACTACGTTTGTTCTCGACGTTCTCAACCCGCAAAACCTGGAGTTACTTGGATCAAAGATCCGACAAAGTTTATAGATAGTTTTACTAACGATCTCTGGGTTATTGGCGGCCAAGAGATTTACGAGTTGGCGCTACCTCACGCAGACGAGGTATACATCACAAGAATCGATGCTGATTTTAGCTGTGATAAGTTCTTCCCACAGCTACCAAAGGCTTTCAAGCTTCAATCAAGCTCAGCCCCAAAAGCCGAGAACGGCCTCAGCTATCATTTCGAAATTTGGACAAAAGACTAA
- a CDS encoding serine hydroxymethyltransferase, producing the protein MANVDKKIEELIKKEIARQTDGLEMIPSENHTSAAVLNALGSRLTDKYSEGYPGMRYYGGCQVVDEVENLARDLAKELFGSTHANVQAHSGCPANLITYYAIMDPGDTLMGLSLTHGGHMTHGLKLNFSSTFYNSVQYHTDKNGYVDIDEMYKLAREHKPKVIMTGGSAYARVYEWAKYKEVADAVGAWMIADMSHVAGLVAGGVYPSPVGIADVVTTTTHKTLRGPRGALILCNGNPSNPLKKPERTRENLPSLIDRALIPGLQGGPHNHQTAAIAVALGEALQPEFKTYAKQVVKNAKKLADILQSKGFELVTGGTDSHLLLLDLTNKNISGKDAEKALSKAGITVNKNTIPYDPRSPFDPSGIRLGTPALTTRGMKEAEMELVAGWIQQAVENADDETLLKNLHQQITAFAAGFPLPN; encoded by the coding sequence ATGGCTAATGTAGACAAAAAAATTGAAGAATTAATCAAAAAAGAAATTGCTCGTCAGACAGACGGGCTAGAAATGATACCTAGCGAGAACCACACGTCAGCAGCGGTTCTGAACGCACTTGGTTCGCGCCTAACTGACAAATATTCTGAGGGCTACCCTGGAATGCGCTACTACGGTGGTTGTCAGGTTGTAGACGAAGTAGAGAATCTAGCGCGCGATCTTGCTAAAGAATTATTTGGTTCAACCCATGCAAACGTACAAGCTCACTCTGGTTGCCCAGCAAATCTAATAACCTATTATGCAATTATGGATCCGGGTGATACGCTAATGGGCCTTAGCCTGACTCACGGCGGCCATATGACTCACGGTTTGAAGCTGAACTTTTCGAGCACTTTTTACAATAGTGTTCAGTATCACACCGACAAAAACGGCTACGTCGATATTGACGAAATGTACAAACTAGCTCGTGAGCATAAGCCAAAAGTAATTATGACTGGTGGTAGCGCCTATGCTCGTGTTTACGAATGGGCCAAGTATAAAGAAGTTGCTGATGCCGTTGGCGCCTGGATGATTGCCGATATGAGCCATGTCGCCGGGCTAGTAGCCGGCGGTGTTTACCCAAGTCCGGTTGGTATAGCCGATGTCGTGACAACGACTACCCACAAGACACTTCGCGGGCCGCGTGGTGCACTGATACTTTGTAACGGAAATCCAAGCAATCCACTCAAAAAACCTGAGCGGACTAGGGAAAACCTACCCAGCCTCATTGATCGAGCGCTGATACCTGGGTTACAGGGAGGTCCGCACAATCACCAGACTGCTGCGATTGCAGTTGCACTAGGCGAGGCTTTGCAGCCAGAGTTTAAAACCTATGCAAAACAAGTGGTAAAAAACGCCAAAAAACTGGCCGACATACTCCAATCTAAAGGTTTTGAGCTGGTGACAGGCGGAACTGACTCACACTTGCTTTTGCTTGATCTGACAAATAAAAATATCAGCGGAAAAGACGCCGAAAAAGCTTTGAGTAAAGCGGGTATAACGGTTAACAAAAATACTATCCCGTATGATCCAAGAAGCCCGTTTGATCCGAGTGGTATCAGGCTAGGTACTCCTGCGCTAACTACGCGCGGTATGAAAGAGGCTGAAATGGAGTTGGTTGCAGGCTGGATCCAGCAAGCAGTCGAGAATGCTGATGACGAAACGCTACTAAAAAATCTACATCAACAAATCACGGCTTTTGCAGCGGGTTTTCCTCTGCCGAACTAG
- the cadA gene encoding cadmium-translocating P-type ATPase, which yields MPKKWKDFEYKPAFFAISSFTVGIASYVLGYKTAGNWILGLSASMQVLPMAYEMIKNVFEGELGIDLLAVTAIATALLLGEYVTAALIVVMLTSGEALENYAETRAKRELNSLLERAPKTATVERGSKTLTIKVSEVIVGDILIIKPGDVVAVDAQIVEGSSSFDESALTGEPMPVEHKKGDDLLSGSVNGTKLIKAKALKTSKNSQYEQIIQLVKEATSSKARFIRMADRYSVVFTAISFAIAFAALYISGGQWLRFLQVLVVATPCPLLLGAPIALVSGMSRAAKHGIIVKNGSSLERLARVKTFAFDKTGTLTHGVPELAAIKVLKGYEQNQVVALAAALEEGSNHILAKTIVDKARELKLTFPKVSAVHEESGFGILANQGSKKVMIGKHGLMIKHKVTVPKSHEASSTAAFLAIDGKLAAIFEFADQLRAETKSTLLTLKKLGMRDSLMLTGDNHNAAKQIAEKVGISVVHADALPSDKLHTLKSLDESKRLVAMVGDGVNDAPTLAAADVGIALGARGSTAASESADVVVMLDSLAKVAESYKIAKDTFKIAKQAILLGICISVGLMLVYSTGKFSPVSGAAVQELVDVVVMIYALRAHGPWKRHENVLEKILT from the coding sequence ATGCCAAAAAAATGGAAAGATTTTGAATACAAACCGGCCTTTTTTGCTATAAGTTCTTTTACTGTCGGTATTGCTAGCTACGTCTTAGGTTACAAAACCGCCGGCAACTGGATTCTGGGTCTCAGCGCTAGCATGCAAGTACTGCCAATGGCCTATGAGATGATAAAAAACGTTTTTGAAGGCGAACTCGGTATTGATCTGCTAGCAGTTACGGCAATCGCGACAGCGCTGCTACTCGGTGAATACGTTACAGCGGCGTTGATCGTGGTAATGCTCACCAGCGGAGAGGCGCTTGAGAACTACGCAGAAACTCGAGCCAAACGCGAACTAAATAGCCTACTCGAGCGCGCCCCGAAAACCGCCACAGTAGAAAGAGGCAGCAAGACCCTGACTATCAAAGTTTCGGAAGTAATTGTAGGTGACATACTAATTATCAAGCCTGGTGATGTGGTGGCAGTTGATGCCCAAATTGTCGAGGGAAGCTCGAGCTTTGACGAGTCCGCCCTTACTGGAGAGCCGATGCCGGTCGAACACAAAAAAGGAGATGACCTACTTTCTGGCTCAGTCAACGGAACCAAACTCATCAAAGCAAAAGCCCTAAAAACTTCCAAAAACAGCCAGTATGAGCAGATTATTCAGCTAGTTAAAGAAGCCACTTCTAGCAAAGCCCGATTTATCCGCATGGCCGATCGTTACTCGGTTGTATTTACAGCAATCTCTTTCGCGATAGCCTTCGCCGCTCTTTATATTTCAGGTGGGCAGTGGCTAAGGTTCTTGCAAGTACTAGTAGTTGCTACCCCGTGCCCGTTACTGCTGGGAGCGCCAATAGCCCTCGTCAGCGGCATGAGTCGGGCTGCCAAACACGGTATCATTGTCAAAAACGGTTCGTCACTGGAACGTTTGGCCCGCGTAAAAACTTTTGCGTTCGACAAAACCGGCACACTAACTCACGGCGTACCAGAGCTAGCAGCTATTAAAGTGTTGAAAGGCTACGAACAAAATCAAGTAGTCGCCCTGGCTGCCGCATTAGAGGAAGGTTCCAATCATATTCTAGCCAAGACTATAGTCGATAAAGCACGCGAGCTAAAGTTAACCTTTCCCAAAGTTAGTGCCGTGCACGAAGAAAGCGGCTTCGGGATACTCGCCAATCAAGGCAGCAAAAAGGTGATGATCGGCAAACACGGTCTAATGATTAAGCACAAAGTTACAGTGCCCAAATCCCATGAGGCCAGCTCAACCGCTGCTTTTTTGGCGATCGACGGCAAGCTAGCGGCTATTTTTGAATTTGCCGATCAGCTACGCGCCGAGACAAAAAGCACCCTGTTAACTCTAAAAAAACTAGGCATGCGAGACTCGTTGATGCTAACGGGAGATAACCATAATGCGGCAAAGCAAATTGCCGAGAAAGTCGGTATCTCCGTAGTTCACGCCGACGCCCTACCTAGTGATAAACTGCACACACTCAAAAGTCTTGATGAGTCAAAACGACTAGTGGCTATGGTCGGTGATGGTGTCAACGATGCACCAACGCTTGCGGCAGCCGATGTAGGCATTGCACTCGGAGCACGTGGCTCAACTGCCGCAAGCGAATCTGCGGACGTGGTAGTAATGTTAGATTCTCTTGCTAAAGTCGCTGAAAGTTACAAAATCGCAAAAGATACTTTCAAGATTGCTAAGCAAGCTATTTTGCTCGGTATATGTATCAGTGTGGGCCTCATGTTAGTTTATTCAACCGGTAAGTTCTCACCAGTGTCTGGCGCTGCCGTTCAGGAGCTAGTCGACGTCGTTGTAATGATCTATGCCCTACGCGCCCACGGGCCTTGGAAACGCCACGAAAACGTCCTTGAAAAGATACTTACTTAA